One part of the Arabidopsis thaliana chromosome 4, partial sequence genome encodes these proteins:
- a CDS encoding proline-rich family protein, protein MVRNKKKWCTQSNTFHWFTLQSDQTLALHTSLSSSLFPSSFFLKFTYSHSLTRHKLQIHPTMETFRTFHLFLFFFFFTFTTTLTSPSQIADCTMCTSCDNPCQPNPSPPPPPSNPSPPPPSPTTTACPPPPSSSGGGPYYYYPPASQSGSYRPPPSSSSGGYYYPPPKSGGNYPYTPPPNPIVPYFPFYYYNPPPQSVMSGSDAKIRFSYGVSFILIFSLYFGCF, encoded by the coding sequence atggtgagaaataaaaagaagtggTGTACACAATCTAACACGTTCCACTGGTTCACTCTACAAAGTGACCAAACACTTGCCCTTCACACTTCTTTGTCATCTTccctctttccttcttctttcttcctcaaatTCACTTATTCACATTCTCTCACCAGACACAAACTCCAGATTCATCCGACAATGGAAACTTTCAGAACATtccatctttttctcttcttcttcttcttcacattcaCTACTACCCTGACGTCACCATCTCAGATCGCAGACTGTACAATGTGCACTTCTTGTGACAACCCTTGTCAACCAAacccttctcctcctcctccaccgtcaaatccatctcctcctcctccatctcccaccaccaccgcctgTCCTCCACCTCCTAGCTCCAGTGGTGGTGGTCCTTACTACTACTACCCTCCTGCTTCTCAATCTGGCTCTTACCGTCCACCACCTTCTTCCTCCAGTGGTGGCTACTACTATCCACCTCCTAAAAGTGGAGGAAACTACCCTTATACACCGCCTCCAAACCCTATCGTTCCATATTTTCCGTTTTACTATTACAACCCTCCGCCGCAATCTGTTATGTCCGGATCCGATGCAAAGATCAGATTCTCTTACGgagtttcatttattttaattttctctctttatttcgGTTGCTTCTag
- the IMPA-2 gene encoding importin alpha isoform 2 (importin alpha isoform 2 (IMPA-2); FUNCTIONS IN: protein transporter activity, binding; INVOLVED IN: intracellular protein transport, protein import into nucleus; LOCATED IN: cytosol; EXPRESSED IN: 23 plant structures; EXPRESSED DURING: 14 growth stages; CONTAINS InterPro DOMAIN/s: Importin-alpha-like, importin-beta-binding domain (InterPro:IPR002652), Armadillo-like helical (InterPro:IPR011989), Armadillo (InterPro:IPR000225), Armadillo-type fold (InterPro:IPR016024); BEST Arabidopsis thaliana protein match is: importin alpha isoform 1 (TAIR:AT3G06720.2); Has 4654 Blast hits to 3364 proteins in 293 species: Archae - 4; Bacteria - 33; Metazoa - 1869; Fungi - 640; Plants - 1336; Viruses - 0; Other Eukaryotes - 772 (source: NCBI BLink).), translating into MSLRPNAKTEVRRNRYKVAVDAEEGRRRREDNMVEIRKSKREESLQKKRREGLQANQLPQFAPSPVPASSTVEKKLESLPAMVGGVWSDDRSLQLEATTQFRKLLSIERSPPIEEVIDAGVVPRFVEFLTREDYPQLQFEAAWALTNIASGTSENTKVVIEHGAVPIFVQLLASQSDDVREQAVWALGNVAGDSPRCRDLVLGQGALIPLLSQLNEHAKLSMLRNATWTLSNFCRGKPQPPFDQVRPALPALERLIHSTDEEVLTDACWALSYLSDGTNDKIQSVIEAGVVPRLVELLQHQSPSVLIPALRSIGNIVTGDDLQTQCVISHGALLSLLSLLTHNHKKSIKKEACWTISNITAGNRDQIQAVCEAGLICPLVNLLQNAEFDIKKEAAWAISNATSGGSPDQIKYMVEQGVVKPLCDLLVCPDPRIITVCLEGLENILKVGEAEKVTGNTGDVNFYAQLIDDAEGLEKIENLQSHDNSEIYEKAVKILETYWLEEEDETLPPGDPSAQGFQFGGGNDAAVPPGGFNFQ; encoded by the exons ATGTCTTTGAGACCTAACGCTAAGACTGAGGTTCGCCGGAACCGCTACAAAGTGGCGGTGGATGCTGAGGAAGGAAGACGGAGGAGAGAGGACAACATGGTCGAGATCCGTAAGAGTAAGCGTGAAGAAAGCTTACAGAAGAAGCGTCGTGAAGGCCTTCAAGCTAATCAGCTACCTCAATTCGCTCCTTCTCCTGTTCCTGCTTCATCAACTGTTGAGAAGAAG TTGGAGAGTTTGCCTGCTATGGTTGGTGGTGTTTGGTCAGATGATAGAAGTTTACAGCTTGAAGCGACTACTCAGTTCCGGAAATTGCTTTCTATTGAGCGTAGTCCTCCGATTGAAGAAGTGATTGATGCTGGTGTTGTGCCTCGGTTTGTGGAATTTCTCACTAGAGAGGATTATCCACAGCTTCAG TTTGAGGCTGCTTGGGCATTGACAAACATTGCTTCTGGGACTTCAGAGAATACAAAGGTGGTCATTGAACATGGTGCTGTTCCGATTTTTGTTCAACTATTGGCTTCTCAGAGTGATGATGTCCGTGAGCAG GCTGTGTGGGCATTAGGGAATGTTGCTGGTGATTCTCCACGGTGCAGAGATCTTGTCCTTGGTCAAGGAGCTTTGATACCATTACTCTCTCAGTTGAATGAGCATGCTAAACTCTCGATGCTGAGAAATGCTACTTGGACCCTCTCTAATTTCTGCAGGGGCAAGCCACAGCCTCCCTTTGACCAG GTCCGTCCAGCACTCCCAGCCCTTGAACGCCTGATTCATTCGACTGATGAGGAAGTGTTAACGGATGCATGTTGGGCTCTCTCTTACCTTTCCGATGGCACAAATGACAAAATCCAATCTGTCATTGAGGCAGGTGTTGTTCCTCGACTCGTCGAGCTTCTCCA GCATCAATCACCATCTGTGCTTATTCCTGCCCTTCGTAGTATTGGTAACATTGTCACTGGAGATGATCTGCAGACACAG TGTGTAATTAGTCATGGTGCACTTCTTAGCCTTTTGAGCCTTCTGACTCACAATCATAAGAAGAGCATCAAAAAGGAAGCTTGCTGGACAATCTCAAATATCACTGCTGGAAACAGGGACCAGATTCAG GCTGTGTGTGAAGCTGGTTTGATTTGCCCTCTTGTCAATCTGCTTCAAAATGCGGAGTTtgatataaagaaagaagctgCGTGGGCAATATCAAATGCCACTTCAGGTGGTTCTCCTGACCAAATCAA GTACATGGTGGAACAGGGAGTCGTGAAACCACTGTGTGATCTTTTGGTGTGCCCTGATCCAAGGATTATCACTGTGTGTCTGGAAGGATTGGAGAACATTTTGAAAGTTGGGGAAGCTGAAAAGGTCACAGGAAATACCGGGGATGTAAACTTTTATGCACAGCTGATCGATGATGCTGAGGGATTAGAAAAGATTGAGAATCTGCAGAGTCATGACAACAGCGAAATCTATGAGAAGGCAGTGAAGATTCTTGAAACGTACTGgttggaagaggaagatgaaacTTTACCACCTGGTGATCCCTCTGCACAAGGCTTCCAGTTTGGAGGAGGTAATGATGCAGCCGTACCACCAGGTGGATTCAACTTCCAGTGA
- a CDS encoding GATA type zinc finger transcription factor family protein (GATA type zinc finger transcription factor family protein; FUNCTIONS IN: sequence-specific DNA binding, zinc ion binding, sequence-specific DNA binding transcription factor activity; INVOLVED IN: regulation of transcription, DNA-dependent; CONTAINS InterPro DOMAIN/s: Zinc finger, NHR/GATA-type (InterPro:IPR013088), Zinc finger, GATA-type (InterPro:IPR000679); BEST Arabidopsis thaliana protein match is: GATA transcription factor 17 (TAIR:AT3G16870.1); Has 1652 Blast hits to 1613 proteins in 197 species: Archae - 0; Bacteria - 0; Metazoa - 108; Fungi - 714; Plants - 768; Viruses - 0; Other Eukaryotes - 62 (source: NCBI BLink).) — protein sequence MSMTEETKTTKLESAGDSSDVDNGNCSSSGSGGDTKKTCVDCGTSRTPLWRGGPAGPKSLCNACGIKSRKKRQAALGIRQDDIKIKSKSNNNLGLESRNVKTGKGEPVNVKIAKCEPGIVKIAKGEPGNVKNKIKRDPENSSSSNNNKKNVKRVGRFLDFGFKVPAMKRSAVEKKRLWRKLGEEERAAVLLMALSCG from the exons atgTCAATGACGGAAGAAACCAAGACGACGAAGCTCGAATCGGCGGGAGATTCGTCCGATGTAGACAACGGGAACTGTAGTAGCAGTGGAAGTGGAGGTGATACGAAGAAGACATGCGTTGATTGCGGAACAAGCAGGACTCCTCTTTGGCGTGGTGGACCTGCTGGCCCTAAA TCATTGTGCAATGCGTGTGGTATCAAGAGCAGAAAGAAGAGACAAGCAGCTCTTGGAATTAGACAAGATGATATTAAAATCAAGAGCAAAAGTAATAACAATCTTGGTCTTGAGAGCCGAAATGTCAAGACCGGAAAAGGCGAACCAGTTAATGTTAAGATTGCCAAATGTGAACCGGGAATTGTCAAGATTGCCAAAGGTGAACCAGGAAATgtcaagaacaaaatcaagagaGATCCTGAGAATTCCAGTAGCAGCAATAATAACAAGAAGAACGTGAAAAGGGTTGGtagatttttggattttgggtTTAAGGTACCGGCGATGAAGAGATCGGctgtggagaagaagaggctATGGAGGAAACTTGGGGAAGAGGAACGAGCCGCAGTACTTCTCATGGCTCTTTCTTGTGGTTGA
- the ARA1 gene encoding arabinose kinase (arabinose kinase (ARA1); FUNCTIONS IN: L-arabinokinase activity, ATP binding, galactokinase activity; INVOLVED IN: arabinose metabolic process; LOCATED IN: cytoplasm; EXPRESSED IN: 23 plant structures; EXPRESSED DURING: 13 growth stages; CONTAINS InterPro DOMAIN/s: Mevalonate/galactokinase (InterPro:IPR006206), Galactokinase galactose-binding domain (InterPro:IPR019539), Ribosomal protein S5 domain 2-type fold (InterPro:IPR020568), GHMP kinase (InterPro:IPR006204), Galactokinase, glycosyltransferase (InterPro:IPR012369), Ribosomal protein S5 domain 2-type fold, subgroup (InterPro:IPR014721); BEST Arabidopsis thaliana protein match is: Mevalonate/galactokinase family protein (TAIR:AT3G42850.1); Has 3503 Blast hits to 3497 proteins in 1405 species: Archae - 74; Bacteria - 2553; Metazoa - 183; Fungi - 124; Plants - 132; Viruses - 0; Other Eukaryotes - 437 (source: NCBI BLink).): MSERAKLQKKKKVTEDLLDSLLLLPPWRNFAISQSHQSIIESSSQRLPEKMRIDENEGVSASSKHLVFAYYVTGHGFGHATRVVEVVRHLIAAGHDVHVVTGAPDFVFTSEIQSPRLKIRKVLLDCGAVQADALTVDRLASLEKYVETAVVPRAEILETEVEWLHSIKADFVVSDVVPVACRAAADAGIRSVCVTNFSWDFIYAEYVMAAGYHHRSIVWQIAEDYSHCEFLIRLPGYCPMPAFRDVIDVPLVVRRLHKSRKEVRKELGIAEDVNVVILNFGGQPSGWNLKETSLPTGWLCLVCGASETLELPPNFIKLAKDAYTPDIIAASDCMLGKIGYGTVSEALSYKVPFVFVRRDYFNEEPFLRNMLEFYQCGVEMIRRDLLMGQWTPYLERAVSLKPCYEGGINGGEIAAHILQETAIGRHCASDKLSGARRLRDAIILGYQLQRVPGRDIAIPEWYSRAENELGQSAGSSPTVQANENNSLVESCIDDFDILQGDVQGLSDTCTFLKSLAMLDAIHDSEKSTEKKTVRERKAAGGLFNWEEEIFVARAPGRLDVMGGIADYSGSLVLQMPIREACHVAVQRNLPGKHRLWKHAQARQQAKGQVPTPVLQIVSYGSEISNRAPTFDMDLSDFMDGDEPISYEKARKFFAQDPAQKWAAYVAGTILVLMIELGVRFEDSISLLVSSAVPEGKGVSSSAAVEVASMSAIAAAHGLSIDPRDLAILCQKVENHIVGAPCGVMDQMTSSCGEANKLLAMICQPAEVVGLVEIPNHVRFWGIDSGIRHSVGGADYRSVRVGAYMGRKMIKSMASSILSPSASSANGGNPEELEDEGIDLLEAEASLDYLCNLSPHRYEARYADKLPDIMLGQTFIEEYADHDDPVTVIDQKRSYSVKAPARHPIYENFRVKTFKALLTSATSDEQLTALGGLLYQCHYSYSACGLGSDGTNRLVQLVQGMQHNKSNSEDGTLYGAKITGGGSGGTVCVVGRNSLRSSQQILEIQQRYKAATGYLPLIFEGSSPGAGKFGYLRIRRRISL, from the exons ATGAGTGAAAGAgcaaaattgcaaaaaaaaaaaaaagtcactgAAGATTTATTagactctcttcttcttcttcctccttggCGCAATTTCGCAATTTCGCAATCGCATCAGTCAATTATCGAATCGTCCTCCCAGAGATTACCGGAGAAAATGAGGATTGATGAGAACGAAGGTGTCTCTGCTTCAAGCAAGCACCTAGTCTTCGCTTACTACGTCACTGGACATGGTTTCGGTCACGCCACTCGAGTCGTCGAg GTTGTCCGTCACCTGATCGCGGCGGGGCATGATGTTCATGTTGTCACCGGCGCGCCTGATTTTGTCTTCACATCTGAAATTCAGTCTCCGAGGCTCAAAATTCGAAAG GTTCTTTTGGATTGTGGGGCTGTACAAGCTGATGCATTGACCGTTGATCGTCTTGCCTCGTTAGAAAAG TATGTGGAAACAGCTGTGGTTCCTCGAGCTGAAATATTGGAAACTGAAGTGGAGTGGCTTCATTCTATCAAAGCTGATTTTGtg GTGTCTGATGTTGTCCCTGTCGCATGCCGTGCTGCGGCTGATGCTGGGATACGTTCTGTTTGTGTCACCAATTTCAG CTGGGATTTTATCTATGCTGAGTACGTGATGGCTGCTGGATATCACCATCGCTCCATCGTTTGGCAG ATAGCTGAAGATTATTCTCATTGCGAGTTCCTAATTCGCCTCCCAGGATATTGTCCAA TGCCTGCTTTTCGTGATGTCATCGATGTACCGTTAGTTGTGAGGAGACTTCACAAATCTCGCAAGGAG GTGAGGAAAGAACTCGGCATTGCTGAAGATGTGAatgttgttatactcaatttTGGTGGACAG CCCTCAGGGTGGAACTTGAAGGAAACATCACTACCGACTGGGTGGCTGTGTCTG GTTTGTGGCGCATCTGAGACCCTGGAGCTTCCACCAAATTTTATAAAGCTTGCTAAGGATGCTTATACGCCTGATATTATAGCGGCATCTGACTGTATGCTTG GGAAAATTGGTTATGGCACTGTCAGTGAAGCCCTATCCTACAAGGTGCCGTTTGTCTTTGTACGCAGAGATTATTTCAATGAGGAACCTTTTCTGAGAAATATGCTTGAG TTTTATCAATGTGGTGTTGAGATGATCAGGAGAGACCTATTAATGGGCCAATGGACGCCATATCTTGAACGTGCAGTTAGCTTGAAACCTTGCTATGAGGGTGGCATCAATGGTGGTGAG ATTGCAGCTCACATCTTACAGGAGACAGCCATTGGAAGACACTGCGCATCTGATAAG TTAAGTGGTGCAAGAAGATTACGTGATGCAATTATCCTGGGGTATCAGCTACAGAGAGTCCCTGGAAGAGACATTGCTATTCCGGAGTGGTATTCAAGGGCTGAAAATGAACTAGGTCAATCTGCTGGATCATCACCTACTGTTCAAGCGAATGAGAACAACTCATTGGTGGAGTC GTGCATCGATGATTTTGATATCCTTCAAGGTGATGTTCAAGGTCTTTCAGATACGTGTACATTTCTTAAGAGTTTAGCTATGCTAGATGCTATTCATGATTCTGAAAAGAGTACGGAGAAGAAGACCGTGCGTGAAAGAAAAGCTGCTGGTGGTCTCTTCAATTGGGAG GAAGAAATCTTTGTTGCCAGAGCACCTGGAAGGTTAGATGTGATGGGTGGAATTGCTGACTATTCAGGAAGCCTTGTCTTGCAG ATGCCAATAAGGGAAGCTTGCCATGTAGCTGTTCAAAGAAACCTTCCTGGAAAACATAGACTGTGGAAACATGCCCAAGCCCGACAGCAAGCTAAGGGACAAGTACCAACACCAGTTCTGCAAATT GTCTCATATGGATCAGAGATCAGCAATCGTGCCCCCACTTTTGACATGGATTTGTCTGATTTTATGGATGGAGATGAACCAATTTCTTATGAAAAAGCAAGAAAGTTCTTTGCTCAGGATCCAGCACAAAA GTGGGCAGCATATGTTGCTGGGACAATCTTGGTATTGATGATAGAACTTGGTGTGCGTTTTGAGGATAGCATCAGCTTGCTG GTTTCTTCTGCTGTACCTGAAGGTAAAGGTGTATCTTCATCTGCTGCTGTGGAGGTGGCGAGCATGTCCGCAATAGCTGCTGCACATG GACTGAGTATCGACCCCAGAGATCTTGCTATACTCTGCCAAAAG GTGGAGAATCACATTGTTGGAGCTCCATGTGGTGTTATGGATCAGATGACTTCTTCCTGTGGGGAAGCCAATAAACTGTTGGCCATGATCTGCCAA CCTGCAGAAGTAGTTGGGCTTGTTGAGATTCCCAACCATGTCAGATTTTGGGGAATTGATTCCGGAATTCGACACAG CGTTGGAGGTGCAGACTATAGGTCGGTCAGAGTTGGCGCTTACATGGGGAGAAAGATGATCAAGTCAATGGCGTCTTCTATTCTGTCACCATCAGCGTCAAGTGCTAATGGAGGCAACCCGGAAGAACTAGAGGATGAAGGGATTGACCTACTTGAGGCCGAAGCTTCATTAGATTACTTGTGCAATTTGTCGCCTCACAG ATATGAAGCCCGTTATGCAGATAAGCTTCCAGATATCATGTTGGGTCAGACATTCATTGAGGAATATGCGGATCATGACGATCCGGTCACAGTGATTGATCAAAAGCGTTCTTACAGTGTAAAAGCTCCTGCCAGACACCCTATTTACGAAAACTTCCGGGTCAAG ACATTTAAAGCTCTATTGACTTCTGCAACATCAGATGAGCAACTTACTGCTCTTGGAGGACTTCTTTATCAG TGTCACTATAGTTACAGCGCATGCGGACTAGGATCGGATGGAACCAACCGGCTGGTGCAGTTAGTACAAGGGATGCAGCATAACAAGTCTAATTCTGAGGATGGAACATTGTATGGAGCCAAAATCACAGGCGGTGGATCAGGTGGAACAGTCTGCGTCGTAGGCCGTAACTCATTGCGCAGCAGCCAACAAATTCTCGAG ATTCAGCAGAGATACAAAGCTGCGACAGGGTATTTACCGCTGATATTCGAAGGTTCGTCACCTGGAGCTGGCAAGTTTGGTTACCTCCGGATCCGACGTCGTATCTCTCTCTGA
- a CDS encoding proline-rich family protein (proline-rich family protein; Has 22415 Blast hits to 11533 proteins in 665 species: Archae - 22; Bacteria - 2059; Metazoa - 8248; Fungi - 2655; Plants - 6106; Viruses - 637; Other Eukaryotes - 2688 (source: NCBI BLink).), translating to METFRTFHLFLFFFFFTFTTTLTSPSQIADCTMCTSCDNPCQPNPSPPPPPSNPSPPPPSPTTTACPPPPSSSGGGPYYYYPPASQSGSYRPPPSSSSGGYYYPPPKSGGNYPYTPPPNPIVPYFPFYYYNPPPQSVMSGSDAKIRFSYGVSFILIFSLYFGCF from the coding sequence ATGGAAACTTTCAGAACATtccatctttttctcttcttcttcttcttcacattcaCTACTACCCTGACGTCACCATCTCAGATCGCAGACTGTACAATGTGCACTTCTTGTGACAACCCTTGTCAACCAAacccttctcctcctcctccaccgtcaaatccatctcctcctcctccatctcccaccaccaccgcctgTCCTCCACCTCCTAGCTCCAGTGGTGGTGGTCCTTACTACTACTACCCTCCTGCTTCTCAATCTGGCTCTTACCGTCCACCACCTTCTTCCTCCAGTGGTGGCTACTACTATCCACCTCCTAAAAGTGGAGGAAACTACCCTTATACACCGCCTCCAAACCCTATCGTTCCATATTTTCCGTTTTACTATTACAACCCTCCGCCGCAATCTGTTATGTCCGGATCCGATGCAAAGATCAGATTCTCTTACGgagtttcatttattttaattttctctctttatttcgGTTGCTTCTag